One window of the Deltaproteobacteria bacterium genome contains the following:
- the queG gene encoding tRNA epoxyqueuosine(34) reductase QueG, which yields MSTEILRKSDLDHWLPVTAPGIRYGISRLTRPISMDFYDQWISEKHHADMDYLVRHRDVKEEIQRWLPFARSAIVFAIDYVTKPLPESSKLRTALYAQFAPKMADYHSELKQRLEPTLAALKVRYPKHEFRFSVDSEPILERDLAVRAGLGWVGKNTCVIDKNGGSLFFIAEILTSLEVETASVISADHCGTCTRCLEICPTGALKEPRVLDAGRCISYWTIESKKIPSLGLRQGFQDWFFGCDLCQTVCPWNGKVWGKDLMNKMTNPSNNPMDRESLILELKQILESSNRELQRHYKDTPLARARGSGLKRNALIVIENRELHELQPVVEAIVAHHSTTQELKQLASDVLLKIRR from the coding sequence GTGTCTACTGAGATTCTTAGAAAATCCGATCTTGATCACTGGCTACCGGTGACGGCACCTGGAATTCGCTACGGCATTAGTCGGCTGACTCGCCCCATTTCAATGGATTTTTACGATCAGTGGATAAGTGAAAAACATCATGCTGACATGGACTATTTAGTGCGTCATCGCGATGTGAAAGAGGAAATACAACGCTGGCTTCCTTTCGCCCGATCCGCGATTGTCTTTGCGATCGATTATGTAACAAAGCCACTTCCTGAAAGTTCGAAACTGCGAACCGCACTTTACGCGCAATTTGCTCCGAAGATGGCCGACTATCATTCGGAACTAAAACAACGCTTAGAACCTACGCTTGCAGCGCTCAAAGTCAGATACCCAAAACACGAGTTCAGATTCTCGGTTGATTCCGAACCTATTCTTGAACGCGATCTCGCAGTCCGAGCGGGACTGGGATGGGTTGGAAAAAACACCTGCGTGATTGATAAAAACGGCGGGAGCTTGTTTTTTATCGCGGAAATCTTGACGTCTCTTGAAGTAGAAACCGCAAGCGTGATCAGCGCCGATCATTGCGGCACATGCACCAGATGTTTAGAAATTTGTCCGACCGGTGCCCTCAAAGAGCCCCGTGTCCTGGATGCTGGTCGATGCATTTCGTATTGGACTATAGAGTCGAAAAAAATTCCTTCACTTGGGCTGAGACAAGGATTCCAAGATTGGTTTTTCGGTTGCGACCTTTGCCAAACAGTTTGTCCTTGGAATGGAAAGGTTTGGGGCAAAGACCTAATGAATAAGATGACAAACCCTTCGAACAATCCCATGGACCGGGAATCACTGATTCTTGAACTCAAGCAAATCCTCGAAAGTTCAAATCGCGAACTCCAGAGACATTACAAAGATACACCGCTTGCACGGGCTCGCGGTTCCGGCTTAAAAAGAAACGCGCTGATTGTAATTGAGAATCGTGAGTTACATGAACTTCAGCCGGTAGTAGAGGCAATTGTCGCTCACCATTCAACCACTCAGGAACTGAAGCAGTTGGCCTCAGATGTTTTGTTGAAAATCCGAAGATAA